In Novosphingobium resinovorum, the following are encoded in one genomic region:
- a CDS encoding OsmC family protein, which yields MAHGTAHIGDTPWRTEIVVGGHAITADEPEALGGQGAGPAPYDLLLASLGACTAITLKMYAARKGWPLQSLDVELHLGGGKDGMHIERRLAIIGLDENQKARLADIAERTPVTLTLKGGLPIETTLA from the coding sequence ATGGCACATGGAACCGCACATATCGGCGATACCCCTTGGCGCACCGAGATCGTCGTCGGCGGCCACGCGATCACGGCGGACGAGCCTGAGGCTCTGGGCGGACAAGGCGCAGGCCCGGCCCCCTACGACCTGCTGCTTGCCAGTCTGGGCGCGTGCACCGCGATCACGCTAAAGATGTACGCGGCGCGCAAGGGCTGGCCGTTGCAGTCGCTCGACGTCGAACTGCATCTGGGAGGCGGCAAGGACGGCATGCATATCGAGCGCCGGCTGGCGATCATCGGGCTGGACGAGAACCAGAAAGCCCGTCTCGCCGACATCGCCGAGCGTACGCCGGTAACGCTCACCCTCAAGGGCGGATTGCCGATCGAGACGACGCTCGCCTGA
- a CDS encoding pirin family protein, whose product MTIQTSLAPELDIEGVEQVILPPVRDLGDGFQVRRALPSAQRRMVGPFIFFDQMGEAVFRSGEGLDVRPHPHIGLSTVTYLIEGEILHRDSVGSLQAIRPGEVNWMTAGSGIVHSERTSAENRASGGKLFGLQTWVALPKEAEETAPAFSHHKAHEIPFTEDAGTRLTLIAGSSDGMTSPLKTWSDMVYADIAMQDGARYRVKAEHIERAIYVVSGAVEVEGQTGTFAAGQLVVFKPDAELVLRASGPARLMLLGGEPLPEKRHIFWNFVSSSADRIEQAKEDWREQRFAPVPGEHEFIPLPA is encoded by the coding sequence ATGACGATTCAGACTTCACTCGCGCCGGAACTCGATATCGAAGGCGTCGAGCAAGTCATCCTGCCGCCGGTGCGCGACCTGGGTGACGGTTTCCAGGTCCGCCGCGCTTTGCCCAGCGCGCAGCGCCGGATGGTCGGCCCGTTCATCTTCTTCGACCAGATGGGCGAGGCGGTGTTCCGCAGCGGTGAGGGTCTGGATGTCCGTCCGCACCCGCACATCGGTCTTTCGACCGTGACGTACCTGATCGAAGGCGAAATCCTACATCGCGACTCGGTCGGCTCGCTGCAGGCGATCCGCCCCGGCGAGGTGAACTGGATGACCGCGGGCAGCGGTATCGTTCACTCCGAGCGCACGTCCGCGGAAAACCGCGCCAGCGGCGGCAAGCTGTTCGGCCTGCAGACCTGGGTGGCCCTGCCGAAGGAAGCGGAGGAGACGGCTCCCGCCTTCTCGCACCACAAGGCGCACGAAATCCCGTTCACGGAAGATGCGGGAACCCGCCTGACCCTGATCGCGGGCAGTTCGGACGGTATGACCTCGCCGTTGAAGACCTGGTCCGACATGGTCTATGCCGACATCGCCATGCAGGACGGAGCACGCTACCGCGTCAAGGCCGAGCATATCGAGCGCGCGATCTACGTCGTTTCAGGCGCGGTCGAAGTCGAAGGCCAGACCGGCACTTTCGCGGCGGGCCAATTGGTCGTGTTCAAGCCCGATGCCGAACTCGTGCTGCGCGCCAGCGGCCCTGCCCGACTGATGCTGCTGGGCGGCGAGCCCCTTCCCGAAAAGCGCCATATCTTCTGGAATTTCGTCTCGTCCTCCGCCGATCGCATCGAGCAGGCCAAGGAGGACTGGCGCGAACAGCGGTTTGCCCCGGTGCCCGGCGAGCACGAATTCATCCCGCTTCCGGCTTGA